The Humulus lupulus chromosome 4, drHumLupu1.1, whole genome shotgun sequence genome has a window encoding:
- the LOC133831527 gene encoding protein GET1 isoform X2, which yields MADSSEEALEVRRGSVAATLIFTIVIAFQFISRWLEHLKKKGSKTATEVQLREEIKKLMKEASSLSQPSTFAQAAKLRRMAVAKEKELMNYQESHKNELKVSCELYLKVFFAVKVLTYLVLVCWFWRVPVATISEQLVQPFGRNHTLVNIIYKG from the exons ATGGCAGACTCATCAGAAGAAGCTCTCGAGGTTCGCCGGGGTTCGGTGGCTGCAACCCTAATCTTCACCATCGTAATTGCTTTCCAGTTCATTTCCAGGTGGCTCGAACACTTGAAGAAG AAAGGATCGAAGACTGCGACGGAGGTCCAGCTACGTGAGGAGATAAAGAAGCTTATGAAGGAAGCCAGTAGTTTGTCGCA ACCATCTACGTTTGCACAGGCTGCCAAGCTTAGAAGAATGGCCgttgcaaaggagaaagagcttATGAATT ATCAAGAATCACATAAAAACGAGCTGAAAGTATCTTGTGAATTGTATCTGAAAGTCTTCTTCGCGGTAAAG GTCTTAACTTATCTTGTGCTGGTATGCTGGTTTTGGAGGGTCCCTGTGGCCACCATATCTGAGCAGCTTGTCCAACCCTTTG GTAGGAATCATACCCTGGTTAATATTATCTACAAGGGTTAG
- the LOC133831527 gene encoding protein GET1 isoform X1 — translation MADSSEEALEVRRGSVAATLIFTIVIAFQFISRWLEHLKKKGSKTATEVQLREEIKKLMKEASSLSQPSTFAQAAKLRRMAVAKEKELMNYQESHKNELKVSCELYLKVFFAVKVLTYLVLVCWFWRVPVATISEQLVQPFGKVLSWKGGGILNDNVMVGIIPWLILSTRVSKFICRLFKF, via the exons ATGGCAGACTCATCAGAAGAAGCTCTCGAGGTTCGCCGGGGTTCGGTGGCTGCAACCCTAATCTTCACCATCGTAATTGCTTTCCAGTTCATTTCCAGGTGGCTCGAACACTTGAAGAAG AAAGGATCGAAGACTGCGACGGAGGTCCAGCTACGTGAGGAGATAAAGAAGCTTATGAAGGAAGCCAGTAGTTTGTCGCA ACCATCTACGTTTGCACAGGCTGCCAAGCTTAGAAGAATGGCCgttgcaaaggagaaagagcttATGAATT ATCAAGAATCACATAAAAACGAGCTGAAAGTATCTTGTGAATTGTATCTGAAAGTCTTCTTCGCGGTAAAG GTCTTAACTTATCTTGTGCTGGTATGCTGGTTTTGGAGGGTCCCTGTGGCCACCATATCTGAGCAGCTTGTCCAACCCTTTG GCAAGGTGTTATCATGGAAGGGTGGAGGAATTTTGAATGACAATGTCATG GTAGGAATCATACCCTGGTTAATATTATCTACAAGGGTTAGCAAATTCATTTGTAGACTTTTCAAATTTTAG